In the Bacteroidales bacterium genome, one interval contains:
- the dapB gene encoding 4-hydroxy-tetrahydrodipicolinate reductase: protein MRLGIIGYGRMGKIVEQIAIQRGHKIVSIIDVGRNDKIIEEADCYIDFSVAEALGKNVNLLCELQVPVVIGVTGWNKNINEYTQLFLNKKNVGIWSGNFSLGVNLFWKVIKQSTATFDKFANEYDILLHEFHHKNKVDSPSGTAIQTANFILNASSVKNEIITETLQRKRKDNELHVTSTRGGAIPGTHTVIFDSNFDTVEITHTARSREGFALGSVIAAEKINILKPGLHNFSEIFDTII, encoded by the coding sequence ATGAGACTAGGTATAATAGGATACGGAAGAATGGGTAAAATTGTTGAACAAATTGCAATTCAGCGAGGCCATAAAATAGTTTCGATTATTGATGTTGGTAGAAATGATAAGATTATTGAAGAAGCAGATTGTTATATCGATTTCTCGGTAGCAGAGGCTTTGGGAAAAAATGTTAATTTACTTTGTGAATTGCAGGTACCTGTTGTGATAGGTGTAACAGGATGGAATAAAAATATAAATGAATACACACAATTATTTTTAAATAAAAAAAATGTAGGAATCTGGAGTGGTAACTTTTCATTAGGCGTTAACCTGTTCTGGAAGGTTATTAAACAATCGACTGCTACATTTGATAAGTTTGCTAATGAATATGATATTCTTCTTCATGAGTTTCATCATAAGAATAAGGTTGATTCGCCTTCAGGTACTGCAATTCAAACAGCAAACTTTATTTTAAATGCATCATCGGTGAAAAACGAAATTATTACCGAAACGCTACAGCGAAAGCGGAAAGATAATGAATTACATGTTACATCAACTCGTGGAGGTGCAATACCCGGAACGCATACTGTAATTTTTGACAGCAATTTCGATACGGTAGAAATTACACACACCGCACGTTCAAGAGAAGGTTTTGCATTAGGTTCTGTGATTGCTGCCGAAAAGATAAATATACTGAAACCGGGATTACATAATTTTTCTGAAATTTTCGATACCATAATTTAA
- the dapA gene encoding 4-hydroxy-tetrahydrodipicolinate synthase, which translates to MKKVFQGTYTAVITPFTNDNRTDWPAFERIIEQQIAGGVEGIVFMGTTGESPTLSEAEHAEILTRSAKIVNKRCQVIHGIGSNNTNTAITLAKEAAHAGADGLLAVVPYYNKPTQEGLLRHFTAIANTTDVPIIIYNIKGRTGINMETSTLLKLAEHKNIVAVKEASGDVSQMIDVINKTPGDFSVLVGDDGLILPFMACGGDGVISVISNCAPRATSDLVRICLRGDYQTAQRLFYRLLDIMKVAFIESNPIPIKEIMSMLGYCSPNFRLPLCRASEGSMKKIAEIVEYIKSIEKPI; encoded by the coding sequence ATGAAAAAAGTTTTTCAAGGTACTTATACAGCTGTTATCACACCTTTTACTAATGATAATAGAACCGATTGGCCGGCGTTTGAAAGAATAATTGAACAGCAGATAGCCGGTGGAGTTGAAGGTATTGTATTTATGGGCACAACTGGCGAAAGTCCGACCCTGAGCGAAGCCGAGCATGCAGAAATATTAACCCGCTCTGCAAAAATTGTTAACAAACGTTGCCAGGTTATTCATGGCATTGGTTCAAATAACACAAACACTGCTATAACACTTGCTAAGGAAGCTGCTCATGCTGGCGCTGACGGACTGCTTGCTGTTGTGCCTTATTACAATAAACCAACACAGGAAGGATTATTACGCCATTTTACCGCAATTGCAAATACTACCGATGTTCCAATTATTATATACAACATTAAAGGTAGAACCGGTATCAATATGGAAACTTCGACATTATTGAAGTTGGCTGAACATAAAAATATTGTTGCAGTAAAAGAAGCCAGTGGCGATGTGTCGCAAATGATAGATGTTATCAATAAAACTCCAGGTGATTTTTCTGTTCTTGTTGGCGATGACGGATTGATACTTCCATTTATGGCTTGTGGTGGCGATGGTGTTATTTCGGTAATATCGAATTGCGCACCACGTGCAACATCAGATTTGGTGCGTATCTGCTTAAGAGGCGATTATCAAACTGCACAAAGATTATTCTACAGGTTGCTTGATATTATGAAAGTAGCTTTCATTGAATCGAACCCTATTCCAATTAAAGAAATCATGTCGATGTTGGGGTATTGTTCACCAAACTTTAGGCTGCCGCTTTGCAGGGCTTCTGAAGGTTCAATGAAAAAAATTGCAGAGATTGTAGAATATATTAAATCAATAGAGAAACCCATATAG
- the hypE gene encoding hydrogenase expression/formation protein HypE: protein MKNDAILLNHGSGGKMTHELIGDLFVRYFDNEILQSQTDSAILNIDSRLLAYTTDSYVVSPIFFPGGNIGKLAVCGTVNDISVSGATPLYLSCGFILEEGLLFSELETLVKSMAEEAKKANVKIVTGDTKVVDKGKCDKIFINTSGIGMLDEKRKMISFGNKIKTGDKIIVNGTIGDHGTAILCARNSIEYTNSVHSDCASLNKMIAKALSVSDKIKFMRDATRGGLATVLCELAEKHNLGVELTEELIPVQESVRGLCEVFGFDPMYMANEGKVVMIVADEDAEKIIAELRKDEYGKNAAIIGEITNKNNKMVVMNTGIGGRRIIDMLAGEQLPRIC, encoded by the coding sequence ATGAAGAATGATGCAATACTCTTAAACCATGGCAGTGGCGGGAAAATGACACATGAACTGATAGGTGATTTATTTGTCAGATATTTTGATAATGAAATTTTGCAAAGCCAAACCGATTCTGCGATATTAAATATTGATAGCAGACTTTTAGCTTATACCACTGATTCGTATGTTGTATCCCCAATTTTTTTCCCGGGTGGAAATATTGGTAAACTGGCTGTTTGTGGCACGGTGAACGATATTTCGGTTTCGGGTGCTACTCCACTTTATTTGAGCTGCGGATTTATTTTAGAAGAGGGTTTGCTCTTTTCAGAGCTTGAAACTCTTGTAAAATCAATGGCTGAGGAAGCAAAGAAAGCGAATGTGAAAATTGTTACCGGTGATACAAAGGTTGTAGATAAAGGAAAATGCGATAAAATTTTTATCAATACTTCCGGAATCGGAATGCTTGACGAGAAAAGAAAAATGATAAGTTTTGGAAATAAAATAAAAACCGGCGATAAAATTATTGTCAACGGAACCATTGGCGACCATGGAACTGCAATACTTTGCGCACGAAATAGTATTGAATATACCAACAGCGTTCATTCGGATTGTGCTTCATTAAACAAAATGATTGCGAAAGCACTTTCTGTTTCTGATAAAATAAAATTCATGCGCGATGCTACACGTGGAGGATTAGCAACGGTTTTATGCGAGCTTGCCGAGAAACATAATTTGGGTGTTGAACTTACTGAAGAATTGATTCCTGTTCAGGAAAGTGTTCGCGGACTTTGTGAAGTTTTTGGTTTCGACCCGATGTATATGGCTAATGAAGGCAAGGTTGTGATGATTGTTGCTGATGAAGATGCTGAAAAAATTATTGCAGAATTAAGGAAAGATGAGTATGGCAAGAATGCCGCAATCATTGGCGAAATCACAAATAAAAATAATAAGATGGTTGTAATGAATACCGGAATCGGTGGAAGAAGAATTATTGATATGCTTGCAGGAGAGCAATTACCCAGGATTTGTTAA
- the hypA gene encoding hydrogenase maturation nickel metallochaperone HypA, which produces MHELSIAQNIIEIVAEYAEKMNAQRVTEVLIDVGAVSGVIPETLEFAWDLSVKNTIAEGAILKINFIEPKAVCLDCKKEFKLDDIFTICTYCNSTNYDIVLGKELKVKSIKIE; this is translated from the coding sequence ATGCACGAATTAAGTATAGCGCAAAATATTATTGAAATTGTAGCTGAATATGCCGAAAAAATGAATGCACAACGTGTTACAGAAGTATTAATTGATGTTGGTGCAGTTTCAGGTGTAATTCCCGAAACACTTGAATTTGCTTGGGATTTATCGGTGAAAAACACTATAGCTGAGGGAGCTATTTTAAAAATAAATTTTATTGAACCCAAGGCGGTATGCCTTGATTGTAAAAAAGAATTTAAACTTGATGATATTTTCACGATATGTACTTATTGCAATAGTACCAATTATGATATTGTACTTGGAAAAGAATTGAAAGTAAAATCAATAAAAATTGAGTAA
- the hypB gene encoding hydrogenase nickel incorporation protein HypB, protein MCGTCGCGQPDDHVTIRKPGDENHHEHNHEFKHKHNHEHDDGIHKHSHHHKFKHSHSHDDQEHSHEFEHEHIEHEHDHEHSHSHEIKIEQDIMHKNDMLAERNRGYFEAKNIFTLNLVSSPGSGKTSLLERTINELKREMKFYVIEGDQQTMNDANRINATGAPVIQINTGNGCHLDAEMINKAVKKLDVAEKSVLIIENVGNLVCPSLFDLGESKRVVVISVTEGEDKPIKYPNMFMTSNLCIINKTDLLPYVDFNVEKAKEYALRVNHHLEFIELSVKSGEGMSKWYEWLKKNL, encoded by the coding sequence ATGTGTGGAACTTGTGGATGCGGTCAGCCTGATGACCACGTAACAATAAGAAAACCCGGTGATGAAAATCACCATGAACATAATCATGAATTTAAACATAAACACAATCATGAACATGATGATGGAATTCATAAACATAGTCATCACCATAAATTCAAACATTCGCATTCACATGATGATCAAGAACACTCGCATGAATTCGAACATGAACATATTGAACATGAGCATGACCACGAACATTCTCACAGCCATGAAATAAAAATTGAACAAGATATCATGCATAAAAATGATATGCTTGCCGAACGTAACCGCGGATATTTTGAAGCAAAGAATATTTTTACATTGAATTTGGTAAGTTCGCCCGGCTCAGGAAAGACAAGCCTTTTAGAGCGTACAATAAACGAACTGAAAAGAGAAATGAAGTTTTATGTGATTGAAGGTGATCAGCAAACCATGAATGATGCCAATCGTATCAATGCAACTGGCGCTCCTGTGATTCAGATAAACACAGGAAATGGTTGCCACCTTGATGCCGAAATGATCAATAAGGCTGTAAAGAAACTGGATGTTGCTGAAAAATCAGTTTTGATTATTGAAAATGTTGGAAACCTTGTTTGCCCGTCGTTATTCGATTTGGGCGAATCGAAGAGAGTGGTTGTGATAAGTGTTACGGAAGGTGAAGATAAGCCAATAAAATATCCGAATATGTTTATGACTTCAAACCTTTGCATCATCAATAAAACCGACCTTTTGCCATATGTTGATTTCAATGTGGAAAAAGCTAAAGAATATGCTTTACGTGTAAATCATCATCTTGAATTTATTGAGTTGTCAGTAAAATCAGGCGAGGGGATGAGTAAATGGTATGAGTGGCTGAAAAAGAATTTATAA
- a CDS encoding SLC13 family permease: MERIELIALIIFILTYIGIIFTRLPKMNIDRPSAAFFGAVAMVIFGVLTFNEAILAIDFNTITLLLGMMIIISTLQLDGFFSLIAHKTISFAGNQTKLLVIVVFITGVASAFLVNDAVVLIFTPVIIMICQSSGINPIPYLIAEILSSNAGSAMSITGNPQNMLIGLNSEITYNNFLLHLLPVSILSMIVIIIIIRWLYPSCFRIKQTLVFQENNFGYNYSSMKTSVPVFIFVIVLFFLSNIINLSIPLIALAGGSLILIFGRIKPSLVIKQIDWVLLLFFASLFIVVEGIHKTGLLSNLVSRYPLTDDLNGIMVIHGISFIGSQIVSNVPLTVVLLPFMKAAGSDMLWLSLASASTLAGNATIIGAMANLIVIESAEKQKVKIKFMEFFKAGIIVTLITLILSILIIYFEQIL, encoded by the coding sequence ATGGAAAGAATTGAATTAATAGCACTGATCATTTTTATACTTACATACATCGGTATTATTTTTACACGATTGCCAAAAATGAATATCGACAGGCCTTCTGCTGCATTCTTCGGCGCTGTTGCTATGGTTATTTTCGGTGTACTTACATTTAATGAAGCCATTCTCGCAATCGATTTCAATACAATAACATTGCTATTGGGAATGATGATAATTATTTCAACACTTCAGCTTGATGGATTCTTTTCATTGATTGCACATAAAACAATTTCATTTGCAGGAAATCAAACTAAACTTCTTGTTATCGTAGTTTTTATTACAGGTGTTGCCAGTGCATTTTTAGTAAATGATGCGGTAGTATTGATATTCACACCTGTGATAATCATGATTTGCCAGTCGTCGGGGATTAATCCTATCCCCTATCTTATCGCTGAAATTCTTTCTTCGAATGCAGGAAGCGCTATGAGTATCACAGGAAACCCGCAGAATATGCTCATCGGGTTAAACAGCGAAATCACTTATAATAATTTTTTACTTCATTTACTTCCGGTTTCTATATTAAGTATGATTGTAATTATAATTATCATTAGATGGCTGTACCCCTCTTGTTTCCGGATTAAGCAGACTTTAGTTTTTCAGGAAAATAATTTCGGTTATAACTATTCTTCCATGAAAACATCTGTTCCTGTTTTCATTTTTGTAATAGTATTATTTTTTCTTAGTAATATTATAAACTTATCTATCCCATTAATTGCGCTGGCCGGAGGTTCGCTCATACTAATTTTCGGGAGGATAAAACCGTCGCTTGTTATAAAACAAATCGACTGGGTTTTGCTTCTTTTCTTTGCTTCCTTATTTATTGTTGTGGAAGGAATTCACAAAACCGGATTGTTATCAAATTTAGTCAGCCGCTATCCGCTTACTGATGATTTAAATGGAATTATGGTTATCCATGGAATTTCATTTATAGGCTCTCAAATAGTGAGCAATGTTCCATTGACAGTTGTACTTCTTCCTTTTATGAAAGCTGCAGGCAGCGATATGTTATGGCTTTCCCTTGCATCAGCATCAACTCTTGCAGGTAATGCGACAATCATAGGAGCCATGGCAAACCTGATCGTTATTGAATCGGCAGAGAAACAAAAAGTAAAAATTAAATTTATGGAATTCTTTAAAGCAGGAATTATCGTAACATTGATAACACTTATCTTATCAATTCTAATAATTTATTTTGAACAGATTTTATAA
- a CDS encoding tetratricopeptide repeat protein: MRTLTLKRLFLSVFLISIVLTMNAQDTTSFKTYYDQGLAKYKAKDYANAITDFSGAITKGSGIATNIASAYFYRATCKRLNKDFQGSLPDYDSAISNKNDNADYYTGRAEAKKALNDYDGAIADYSKVIELKPSSEKAYFERANMKNLKKDFTAAITDYTSAIGLKPDFYEAFNFRGRCKYNTTDTTGALEDYSKSIEIKPDYVLAYNNRATIKYIQKDYEGAKNDYTKVIELKPQDGASYNNRGKAYNALKMKTEACADFNKAKELGYEKADEMITKYCK; this comes from the coding sequence ATGAGAACTTTAACTTTAAAGAGGCTATTTTTATCTGTGTTTCTTATCAGCATTGTATTAACCATGAATGCTCAAGACACCACTTCATTTAAAACATACTATGATCAAGGTCTTGCCAAATACAAAGCAAAAGATTACGCTAATGCGATTACCGATTTCAGCGGTGCTATTACAAAAGGCTCTGGTATTGCTACAAATATTGCCAGTGCATACTTTTATAGAGCAACATGCAAAAGACTAAACAAAGATTTCCAAGGTTCATTACCTGATTACGACAGCGCCATATCAAATAAAAATGATAATGCAGATTATTACACAGGAAGAGCTGAAGCAAAAAAAGCATTGAACGATTATGATGGTGCCATTGCTGACTATTCAAAAGTAATTGAATTAAAACCCAGTTCAGAAAAAGCTTATTTTGAAAGAGCTAATATGAAAAACCTGAAGAAAGATTTTACTGCAGCAATTACTGATTATACTTCAGCAATAGGATTGAAACCCGATTTTTATGAAGCGTTTAATTTTAGAGGAAGGTGTAAATACAATACGACTGATACTACCGGTGCTTTAGAAGATTACAGTAAAAGTATCGAGATTAAACCGGATTATGTTCTTGCATATAACAACAGGGCTACAATAAAATATATACAAAAAGATTATGAAGGTGCTAAAAACGATTACACAAAAGTTATTGAGCTAAAACCACAGGATGGAGCTTCATACAACAATCGTGGCAAAGCATATAATGCATTAAAAATGAAAACCGAGGCTTGCGCTGATTTTAATAAAGCAAAAGAACTTGGTTATGAAAAAGCTGATGAAATGATCACCAAATATTGTAAATAA